A stretch of Gopherus evgoodei ecotype Sinaloan lineage chromosome 19, rGopEvg1_v1.p, whole genome shotgun sequence DNA encodes these proteins:
- the RNF26 gene encoding E3 ubiquitin-protein ligase RNF26 yields the protein MDLVFLVINSIRMALDFLGLLLNVNFFLVSTLVSVLVWLITFIYNLPNALVASVIHCWNGTLFSLVYLVEVLCCLALSSVQTVTGLFRGFCSSLESLKVIGNLFSHLVLRSKELVHRGLWNVVGSGQSLLRQVCEVFTIVMSLLAYFVNSIINICLIGTQNLVLALWESIISPFLRVTDLLAAFLAQMSSSAIAMSILMWSPCQLAFELLESMSKLLVNVLFLNLYGLVLLALIVTVSTLVLNPELTRTLANHVLRYLNTLPSYHRLRRDIWRLYQIVLLSLGMVVSSHAWRRVAGWSLQMANWNGGGRATNQQVNQVPQGAEPIQARQGAAAAIHRPVAPGGAHQGRPGLPGANQQGAAGARQVQQLAARGHGDQHDMNVEQGSNAQPASGRNATAGQCLQPPGPSTSRAKALRKEQLNALEEDSEDVTLENDPWMLLKEQEERKKCVICQDQTKTVLLLPCRHLCLCQQCTEILLQQTIYQRNCPLCRQMILQTLDVYL from the coding sequence ATGGATCTAGTGTTCCTGGTCATCAACAGCATAAGGATGGCCCTGGATTTCCTGGGCCTCCTGCTCAATGTGAACTTCTTCCTGGTCTCCACCTTGGTCTCAGTGCTGGTCTGGCTCATCACGTTCATCTACAACCTGCCCAATGCACTGGTGGCTAGTGTGATCCACTGCTGGAATGGGACTTTGTTCTCCTTGGTGTACCTGGTGGAGGTGCTTTGCTGCCTGGCCCTGAGCTCGGTCCAAACTGTCACCGGCCTGTTCCGAGGcttctgctccagcctggagagtCTGAAAGTGATTGGGAACCTGTTCTCGCACCTGGTCCTGAGAAGCAAGGAACTTGTGCACCGAGGGCTCTGGAATGTGGTTGGCTCTGGCCAGTCACTCCTGAGGCAGGTATGCGAAGTGTTTACCATTGTCATGAGCCTCCTGGCCTATTTTGTTAACAGCATCATCAATATCTGCCTGATTGGCACCCAGAATCTGGTGCTGGCTCTGTGGGAATCCATCATCAGCCCTTTCCTAAGAGTCACAGACCTCCTCGCTGCCTTCCTTGCTCAAATGTCTAGCAGTGCCATTGCCATGTCCATTCTCATGTGGTCACCCTGCCAGCTGGCATTCGAactcctagagtctatgagcaaGCTCCTGGTTAATGTCCTCTTCCTGAATCTTTATGGCCTAGTGTTGCTGGCCCTAATTGTCACAGTCAGCACCTTAGTCCTCAACCCTGAGCTGACAAGGACGCTGGCAAACCATGTGTTGAGATACCTGAATACCTTGCCTTCTTACCACCGCCTACGGAGGGACATCTGGCGCCTCTATCAGATTGTGCTCTTATCGCTGGGGATGGTTGTGAGCTCCCACGCCTGGCGCAGGGTAGCAGGCTGGAGTCTCCAAATGGCCAACTGgaatggaggaggcagagcaacaAACCAACAGGTCAATCAAGTGCCACAAGGTGCAGAGCCCATCCAAGCCAGGCAAGGGGCAGCTGCAGCCATTCATAGGCCAGTTGCTCCTGGAGGAGCTCATCAGGGAAGACCAGGGCTGCCTGGAGCCAATCAGCAGGGTGCAGCCGGTGCCCGTCAggtgcagcagctggcagccagAGGACATGGGGACCAACATGACATGAACGTTGAGCAAGGATCAAATGCACAACCAGCCTCTGGTCGAAACGCCACAGCAGGGCAGTGCCTCCAGCCTCCAGGGCCAAGCACATCACGAGCCAAAGCTCTGAGGAAAGAGCAGCTGAATGCTTTGGAGGAGGACAGCGAAGATGTCACTCTGGAGAACGACCCGTGGATGCTCCTGAAAGAACAAGAAGAACGTAAAAAATGTGTCATCTGCCAGGACCAAACCAAGAcagtcctgctcctgccctgcaggcaCTTGTGCCTCTGCCAACAATGCACCGAAATCTTACTGCAGCAGACCATCTACCAGCGCAACTGCCCACTCTGCCGGCAGATGATACTGCAGACTCTGGATGTGTACCTGTGA